One window of the Patescibacteria group bacterium genome contains the following:
- a CDS encoding peptidoglycan DD-metalloendopeptidase family protein produces the protein MVENKEMNSQNMTLLYAAVNFDPNPAKGGGDITIIGGTALLPDAGPSGTLADIEDSPTTSDQISVYVVREGDSLSQIAKMFGVTTNTIIWANDIKRGGLVQEGQTLIILPISGIRHSVAKGDTLKSIVKKYKGDMNEVLGFNDLTENAALAVGDVVVIPDGEIEAPKTPTVTKTIARGTNAPSYSGYYLRPVVGGTKTQGLHGYNGVDLAAPAGTPILASATGDVIISRSGGWNGGYGTYIVISHSNGTQTLYSHNSKNIVSEGSHVVQGQIIGYVGSTGKSTGTHVHFEVRGAKNPF, from the coding sequence ATGGTAGAGAACAAAGAAATGAACTCACAAAACATGACCTTGCTCTACGCCGCTGTGAATTTTGACCCTAATCCTGCAAAAGGAGGAGGCGACATTACTATCATAGGTGGCACTGCCCTTCTGCCTGATGCCGGTCCTTCGGGAACGTTGGCGGACATTGAGGACAGCCCCACAACCTCCGACCAGATCAGTGTATATGTGGTGCGCGAAGGAGACTCGCTTTCTCAGATCGCAAAAATGTTTGGCGTGACCACCAACACTATTATCTGGGCAAACGACATCAAACGAGGCGGATTGGTCCAGGAAGGCCAAACTCTCATCATTCTTCCCATATCCGGCATACGGCACAGCGTGGCGAAAGGGGATACGCTCAAGAGTATCGTGAAAAAATACAAAGGCGACATGAACGAAGTGTTGGGGTTCAACGATCTTACGGAGAATGCGGCACTTGCGGTTGGCGATGTGGTGGTGATCCCCGATGGTGAGATTGAAGCACCGAAAACGCCTACTGTAACAAAAACCATTGCGCGCGGTACGAACGCTCCCTCGTACAGCGGATACTACCTTCGCCCTGTTGTCGGCGGCACAAAAACGCAAGGACTGCACGGATACAACGGTGTTGACCTTGCCGCACCGGCCGGTACGCCCATTCTCGCTTCGGCTACGGGTGACGTGATCATCAGCCGTAGCGGAGGATGGAACGGAGGGTATGGAACGTACATCGTCATCAGTCATTCCAACGGAACGCAAACATTGTACTCGCATAACAGCAAGAATATCGTGAGCGAGGGGTCGCACGTGGTACAGGGACAGATCATCGGCTATGTCGGATCAACCGGAAAATCAACAGGAACACACGTGCACTTTGAGGTTCGCGGCGCAAAAAACCCCTTTTAA
- the xerA gene encoding site-specific tyrosine recombinase/integron integrase — protein MKSSDIAQLRKEFLEYLEIERGRSLKTVENYDRYLKRFLLFSGITKPGEITDELVRKFRLWLNRQHGGSETETLKKKTQNYYLIALRVFLKYLAKRGIASLVPERIELAAVADRSLDLISGEELERIMQAPEGDDVKSLRDRAIVELLFSTGLRVSELCGLPRDLDLSKDEFSVRGKREKIRVVFLSPSARGAVKKYLDKRSDMDDALFVQLGRGAQKAPSMRLSPRSVERIVKYYAIKAGISKKVTPHVIRHSFATDLLQNGADIRSVQIMLGHSSIQTTQVYTHVTDVHLREIHSKYHGKKRKQ, from the coding sequence ATGAAATCAAGCGACATCGCACAATTAAGAAAGGAATTTTTGGAATATCTTGAGATAGAGCGGGGGCGCAGTTTGAAAACCGTTGAGAATTACGATCGCTACCTCAAGCGCTTTCTTTTATTTTCCGGAATCACTAAGCCCGGAGAGATTACCGATGAATTGGTGCGAAAATTTCGCTTGTGGCTCAACAGACAGCACGGCGGCAGTGAAACGGAAACGCTCAAGAAAAAAACACAGAACTATTATTTGATAGCCTTGCGAGTGTTTCTGAAATATCTCGCAAAACGGGGCATCGCCTCGCTTGTGCCGGAAAGAATAGAATTGGCGGCTGTTGCGGATCGGAGCCTTGATCTCATTTCCGGCGAAGAACTGGAGCGTATCATGCAAGCGCCCGAAGGGGACGACGTGAAAAGTCTGCGCGACCGTGCAATCGTGGAACTTTTGTTTTCTACGGGGCTTCGCGTATCTGAACTATGCGGACTTCCCCGCGATCTTGATCTGTCCAAAGATGAATTTTCGGTGCGGGGGAAGCGAGAAAAGATACGCGTGGTGTTTCTCTCTCCTTCCGCGCGCGGAGCGGTGAAAAAGTATTTGGATAAGCGGAGCGATATGGACGATGCGCTCTTTGTCCAGCTTGGGCGCGGAGCACAGAAAGCCCCTTCCATGCGTCTCTCGCCGCGCTCCGTGGAACGGATCGTGAAATACTATGCGATCAAGGCCGGTATTTCTAAAAAGGTGACTCCTCACGTCATTCGCCACAGCTTTGCTACCGATCTCTTACAAAACGGCGCCGATATCAGGAGCGTGCAGATAATGCTTGGGCATTCCAGTATCCAAACAACGCAAGTGTACACCCACGTGACCGATGTACACCTACGAGAGATACACAGTAAATACCACGGAAAGAAAAGGAAACAATAA
- a CDS encoding CCA tRNA nucleotidyltransferase, with the protein MSKMFTVPKEVSRVTDTLREAGFEAYLIGGCVRDLLRNKKPKDWDITTNATPEKIQGLFEKSFYENDYGTVGVVNEDTEDKTLKVIEVTPYRIEGKYTDGRRPAEIHFNATLEDDLRRRDFTVNAIAYDPSNGQMVDLYNGLADITDKIIRTVGEPEERFSEDYLRILRAIRFATELGFTINTYTEEAIKKNAANLEKISRERVRDEFSKILMSQHPMSGITLAHELGVLKYILPETEEGIGVEQNGDHIYDVWEHNLRALQHAADRDWPLHIRIAALLHDVSKPETRRWSKEKDDWTFYGHDVVGGRVAKKILTRLKYSNAEIDVVSKLVRHHLFFTDIEKITLSAVRRIVRNVGPENVWDLMKVRACDRIGMGRPKETPYRLRKYESMVEEAMRAPVSVGMLKIDGAHIMEIAKVTPGPKVGFILHALLEEVLDDPKQNTKKYLEKRAQELAKLPEKELEKLGKAGKEKKDEEEGKELALIRKRHWVK; encoded by the coding sequence ATGTCAAAAATGTTTACTGTTCCCAAAGAGGTTTCCCGTGTAACAGACACGTTGCGGGAGGCGGGTTTTGAGGCCTATTTGATAGGCGGTTGTGTGCGCGACCTCTTGCGAAACAAAAAACCGAAGGATTGGGACATCACCACCAACGCAACACCGGAAAAGATTCAAGGACTCTTTGAGAAATCATTCTACGAAAACGACTATGGCACTGTTGGAGTGGTCAACGAAGACACGGAGGACAAAACGCTCAAGGTTATTGAGGTAACGCCGTATCGCATTGAAGGTAAATACACTGATGGACGAAGACCGGCCGAAATTCACTTCAACGCTACACTGGAAGACGATTTGCGACGAAGAGACTTCACGGTAAATGCCATTGCATATGATCCATCTAACGGACAGATGGTTGACCTTTATAACGGTCTTGCTGATATAACGGACAAAATTATCCGCACCGTAGGGGAGCCGGAAGAGCGTTTCTCTGAAGATTATCTCCGTATCTTGCGGGCAATACGCTTTGCCACGGAACTTGGTTTCACGATTAACACCTATACGGAAGAAGCGATCAAGAAAAACGCCGCCAATCTGGAGAAAATCTCTCGTGAACGGGTCCGGGATGAGTTCTCAAAAATCCTTATGTCACAACACCCGATGAGCGGCATCACTCTTGCTCACGAGTTAGGGGTGCTCAAGTATATTCTTCCGGAGACTGAGGAGGGGATCGGTGTGGAGCAGAATGGTGACCACATCTATGATGTGTGGGAGCACAACCTGCGCGCGCTTCAGCACGCCGCCGACAGAGATTGGCCGCTTCATATTCGCATCGCGGCACTCTTGCACGATGTATCAAAACCCGAAACGAGGCGGTGGTCAAAAGAAAAAGATGACTGGACATTCTATGGCCATGACGTAGTGGGTGGGCGTGTCGCCAAAAAAATCCTCACCCGACTCAAGTACTCCAATGCGGAGATTGATGTAGTGTCCAAACTGGTACGCCATCATCTATTCTTTACGGACATTGAGAAGATCACCCTCTCCGCGGTACGCAGGATCGTTCGCAATGTTGGTCCAGAAAATGTGTGGGATCTGATGAAAGTGCGCGCCTGCGACCGTATCGGCATGGGGCGACCAAAAGAAACGCCGTATCGTTTGCGCAAGTATGAGTCAATGGTTGAAGAAGCTATGCGGGCACCCGTATCTGTGGGAATGCTTAAAATTGACGGCGCGCATATCATGGAAATTGCAAAAGTAACCCCGGGACCGAAGGTGGGCTTCATCTTGCATGCGCTTTTGGAGGAAGTCTTAGATGACCCAAAACAGAACACTAAAAAATATCTGGAGAAACGCGCGCAGGAACTTGCGAAACTCCCTGAAAAAGAATTGGAAAAACTCGGGAAGGCGGGGAAAGAAAAGAAGGACGAAGAGGAAGGAAAAGAGCTTGCCCTAATCCGCAAGCGACATTGGGTGAAGTAG
- a CDS encoding NYN domain-containing protein, which yields MSVIKHKQQRVGVFIDTQNLYHSAKNLYQSRVNFDSVLREAVGGRQLVRAIAYVITTEKGEEKGFFEALEKLGIETKTKDLQIFYGGAKKADWDVGIAVDAIRLAPRIDAAIIISGDGDFVPLVEYLKFSAGTQVEAIAFGKSSSGKLREAVDDFIDLDSDPRKFLIGYRQPRPHRIKRNG from the coding sequence ATGTCAGTTATTAAACATAAACAACAGCGTGTTGGCGTATTTATTGACACGCAAAATCTCTATCACAGCGCGAAGAACCTCTATCAATCGCGGGTAAATTTTGACTCCGTCCTGAGAGAAGCGGTGGGAGGAAGACAGCTTGTTCGCGCTATCGCCTACGTCATCACTACCGAGAAGGGCGAGGAGAAGGGGTTTTTTGAAGCGCTTGAAAAACTTGGCATTGAAACCAAGACAAAAGACCTGCAGATATTTTACGGCGGAGCAAAGAAAGCGGACTGGGATGTGGGAATCGCCGTTGACGCCATTCGCTTGGCACCGAGGATTGATGCGGCTATCATTATTTCAGGAGATGGCGACTTCGTGCCTCTCGTTGAATATTTGAAATTCAGCGCCGGAACCCAAGTGGAAGCGATCGCATTCGGCAAATCCTCGTCAGGCAAGTTGCGCGAAGCGGTGGATGATTTTATAGACCTTGATAGCGACCCGAGAAAATTTTTGATCGGTTACCGCCAGCCAAGACCGCACAGGATAAAAAGAAATGGATAG
- the rpsO gene encoding 30S ribosomal protein S15, giving the protein MLTKKKKENIIKKSRVHDKDTGSAEVQIGLLSKSIDELASHLKKHNKDNHSRRGLLQMVADRRSHLKYLQKKDEKRYNKIVKELGLKAK; this is encoded by the coding sequence ATGCTTACGAAGAAGAAAAAAGAGAATATCATCAAAAAGAGCCGGGTCCACGACAAGGATACCGGTTCTGCGGAAGTGCAGATCGGTCTTTTATCCAAAAGTATTGATGAACTGGCTTCTCATCTCAAGAAGCACAACAAAGACAATCACTCACGCAGGGGATTGCTCCAGATGGTTGCCGACAGGCGATCTCACTTGAAGTACCTCCAGAAGAAGGACGAGAAACGGTACAACAAGATCGTGAAAGAGTTGGGATTAAAAGCAAAGTAG
- a CDS encoding TraR/DksA C4-type zinc finger protein, with translation MAIDTQHFKTLLQKEKERLLKELGTLGRVNPSNAADWEATPENRDTMRADKSEAADAVEEYEGRAAVEVELENHLQNINAALQRIENNTYGVCEVGGEMIEEDRLEANPAAKTCKAHLEG, from the coding sequence ATGGCGATTGATACACAACATTTCAAAACACTTCTGCAGAAAGAAAAAGAGCGCCTCTTGAAGGAGTTGGGTACTCTGGGGCGTGTTAATCCGAGCAATGCAGCGGATTGGGAAGCCACGCCGGAAAACAGAGACACGATGCGCGCAGACAAAAGTGAAGCGGCAGATGCCGTAGAAGAGTACGAAGGGCGCGCGGCGGTAGAAGTAGAGCTTGAAAATCATCTCCAAAACATCAATGCGGCGCTCCAAAGGATTGAGAACAACACGTATGGTGTATGCGAGGTTGGTGGAGAGATGATTGAAGAAGACCGATTGGAGGCAAACCCCGCGGCAAAAACCTGCAAAGCGCATCTTGAAGGATAG
- a CDS encoding YifB family Mg chelatase-like AAA ATPase, whose translation MRYFSKVFSVQTTGLRARVIDVEVDVTKKTLYAFAVVGLPDKAVEESRDRISAAIKNSGFTSPKNQNQKVVISLAPADLKKEGPSFDLPMAIAYLLAVNDISFDPTGKLFLGELSLDGAVRPIKGVLVLTQEAKKQGFKEIYLPKENAAEGALIEGISVFGIKTLKELVEHLHEKHEKGAPQESPKLQPEQRAIAPSRVAPISSVDFSDVRGQESAKRGLLLAAGGGHNVAMYGPPGTGKTMLARAFAEILPELSFNEALEVTGIHSVAGTLEGHLMTDSPFRSPHHTASYTSIVGGGSIPKPGEITLAHRGVLFLDEFPEFEKRVLESLRQPLEDKIVNISRVKGSAQFPANFILVAAMNPCPCGNYGTEKTCTCTPSHLLKYQRKLSGPIMDRIDIWLSVGSVDHRKLSEKSEGAESSAHIRERVSRARAIQRKRFQRTARNITTNSEMGAREITEFIFLGEDVKQMLNQSSDQMGLSARAYHKVIKVARTIADLAGAEEITEGHLMEALQYRPRMHS comes from the coding sequence ATGCGGTATTTCTCAAAAGTATTCTCGGTACAGACAACAGGGCTTCGCGCTCGTGTGATAGATGTGGAAGTTGACGTTACTAAAAAAACGCTTTATGCGTTCGCCGTTGTGGGTCTCCCCGACAAAGCGGTGGAGGAATCCCGCGACCGCATCTCGGCCGCAATTAAAAATTCAGGATTTACATCGCCCAAGAACCAAAACCAAAAGGTGGTTATCTCGCTTGCTCCCGCTGATCTGAAAAAAGAAGGGCCTAGTTTTGATCTGCCCATGGCGATCGCGTATCTTCTCGCGGTCAACGATATTTCGTTTGATCCGACGGGAAAATTGTTTCTGGGGGAACTTTCTTTGGACGGCGCCGTGCGTCCCATTAAAGGCGTCCTTGTTCTGACGCAAGAAGCAAAGAAACAAGGATTCAAAGAGATCTATCTTCCCAAGGAAAACGCCGCCGAAGGGGCGCTGATTGAAGGCATTTCCGTCTTCGGCATAAAAACACTCAAGGAACTCGTGGAACACCTGCATGAAAAACATGAAAAAGGGGCGCCTCAAGAATCTCCGAAACTGCAACCGGAGCAAAGAGCTATAGCTCCCTCCCGTGTTGCTCCGATATCCTCGGTTGATTTTTCTGACGTGAGGGGGCAGGAGAGCGCGAAGCGCGGACTCTTGCTTGCGGCAGGAGGAGGACACAACGTGGCAATGTACGGGCCGCCCGGCACCGGGAAAACGATGCTTGCCAGGGCGTTTGCGGAAATTCTCCCCGAGCTCTCTTTCAATGAAGCGCTTGAGGTAACCGGCATTCACTCTGTCGCGGGGACACTGGAGGGACATTTGATGACTGACTCGCCATTCCGTTCTCCGCATCACACGGCATCATATACTTCAATCGTGGGAGGAGGCAGTATTCCCAAACCGGGAGAGATCACTCTCGCGCATCGGGGGGTGCTTTTCCTGGATGAATTCCCCGAGTTTGAAAAGCGCGTCCTGGAATCCTTGCGCCAGCCGCTGGAAGACAAGATCGTTAACATTTCACGCGTGAAAGGGTCCGCGCAATTTCCCGCAAACTTTATCCTCGTTGCCGCGATGAACCCCTGCCCGTGCGGCAATTATGGCACGGAAAAAACCTGCACCTGCACGCCGTCGCATTTATTGAAATATCAAAGAAAACTCTCGGGTCCCATTATGGACAGAATTGATATCTGGCTTTCTGTCGGATCGGTTGATCATCGGAAACTCTCGGAAAAATCGGAGGGTGCCGAATCAAGCGCTCATATCAGAGAACGTGTTTCTCGCGCCCGGGCGATACAACGCAAACGGTTCCAGAGGACGGCACGCAACATCACCACCAATAGCGAAATGGGCGCGCGCGAGATTACGGAGTTCATTTTTCTGGGAGAGGACGTGAAACAAATGTTGAACCAATCTTCGGATCAGATGGGACTCTCCGCACGCGCCTATCACAAAGTCATTAAGGTGGCACGTACCATTGCCGACCTCGCGGGTGCCGAAGAAATCACCGAAGGTCATCTCATGGAAGCGCTCCAGTACCGGCCTCGCATGCATAGTTGA
- the rsmA gene encoding 16S rRNA (adenine(1518)-N(6)/adenine(1519)-N(6))-dimethyltransferase RsmA — translation MRAKKSLGQHFLKSKHVVSLIVSTAGISATDTVLEVGPGKGVLTEALLEKAARVIAVEKDNRLISFLKEKFSREIANGKLILVHADILSFDHALHGLQSGKYKVVANIPYYITGQLFKLFLESPVRPSHMVLLIQKEVAARIAKDKKESLLSVSVKVYGVPRYVKSVPARYFSPAPRVDSAIVSVEQIASPFRSDAEQKKFFAIARKGFAHKRKLLRSNLGCAAKVFETCDISQKARAENCTVENWLCLGKHL, via the coding sequence ATGCGAGCAAAAAAATCACTCGGACAACATTTCTTAAAATCAAAACACGTTGTGTCTTTGATCGTTTCCACCGCGGGAATTTCCGCAACCGACACCGTTCTTGAGGTTGGTCCGGGGAAGGGTGTGTTGACCGAAGCGCTCCTTGAAAAGGCGGCGCGCGTGATCGCGGTTGAAAAAGACAATCGCCTCATTTCTTTTCTTAAAGAAAAATTCTCTCGGGAAATCGCGAACGGGAAATTGATACTCGTCCACGCGGATATTTTATCTTTTGACCATGCCCTTCACGGCCTACAAAGCGGAAAGTATAAAGTTGTTGCCAACATCCCTTACTACATCACCGGGCAGTTATTCAAGTTATTCTTGGAGTCCCCTGTACGGCCATCGCACATGGTTTTGCTCATTCAAAAAGAAGTCGCGGCGCGCATCGCGAAAGACAAAAAGGAGAGTCTCCTTTCCGTCAGCGTGAAAGTGTACGGGGTCCCGCGTTATGTGAAGAGCGTACCTGCTCGATATTTTTCTCCGGCGCCGCGGGTGGATTCCGCCATTGTCTCGGTGGAACAGATCGCCTCTCCCTTTCGTTCCGATGCGGAACAAAAAAAGTTTTTTGCTATCGCGCGAAAAGGTTTCGCGCATAAGCGAAAGTTATTGAGAAGCAATCTCGGGTGCGCGGCAAAAGTTTTTGAAACGTGCGACATATCACAAAAAGCACGCGCGGAAAATTGTACCGTAGAAAATTGGCTATGTCTTGGCAAACATCTTTAA
- a CDS encoding UvrD-helicase domain-containing protein: MTDHLAGLNDAQKETVLHKEGPLLIVAGAGAGKTKAITHRILNLIKTGVAPRNILAITFTNKAAKEMRDRIIKLIQSDAGLNLPLTFSERPFVSTFHALGVHIVRENSLALGIPKHFTIADEGDALALMKEAIVSLSLDPKQFEPKRLKNVISRQKADLVTAERYALGIGNEYFPRILSSVWLAYEKLLAKNGSLDFDDLILRAVLFLEHNEEVRTRYQNLWQYIHIDEYQDTNVSQYRFSKLLAGERKNICVVGDMDQCLPGATQIATAAGLKPIEKMRKGDMVQSAAGHGALCVQPIQKVHKRFYNGDLISIRTKKGARLSLTPGHMVFADLAATRGVYYTYLMYRRDKGCRIGVVQSIRSFNKNKKENGLRTRSNQEHADRIWILKVSPTRAKAQYWEQWFAFTYGIPTTVFYAGGRGMDMSEREISDLFASIPTKERVENLFRDTGLVFDYPHYAPQGTTLVNTERRRVKIRLTLCDDGRKSGKNPWGMSRLCINTTSRALKQKLIREGFTPRKGKRNDWRLEITRLDYGELERLARSIEKLDPSLSITRTAAITKNKRLFFQPAANMLPTMSIAYRQNDCLVNDTIMHVEKKPYRGAVYDLDVAHTHNYIAERIPVHNSIYSWRGADFRNILNFEKDYPEAKVVLLEENYRSTANILTAANDIIKKNKVRKEKNLFTKKEGGEKIGLYSAYDENDEAFFVASKAAELIGGDVSPKDIAVLYRANFQSRVLEEAFLSHQIPYQVLGVKFFERKEVKDVLSFLRCALNQESYANIKRIINVPPRGIGKVTLLKMFSGEEEKLPEGARKKVSEFRAMLGEIKEYALNKKTSETVKFIMGRSGIETMLKKGTEDDKERLENIRELVTLATKYDVLEPEEGVSKLLEDAALASDQDSLVANTKKEEDAVRLMTVHASKGLEFPYVFITGLEQDLFPHGGFGNAGDGEDRAEEERRLFYVALTRAEKKCYLTYASVRTIFGMKQVNAPSEFIIDIDAELIEDEQIAVPTISYN, from the coding sequence ATGACTGATCATCTCGCAGGGCTCAATGACGCCCAGAAAGAAACCGTTCTCCATAAAGAAGGCCCTCTTCTCATTGTCGCCGGTGCGGGCGCGGGGAAAACCAAAGCGATCACGCACCGGATCCTCAACCTGATCAAAACGGGCGTAGCGCCCCGAAATATCCTCGCCATAACCTTTACCAACAAGGCGGCAAAAGAAATGCGCGACCGCATCATAAAGCTCATACAAAGCGACGCGGGATTAAACCTGCCCCTTACGTTTTCCGAGCGACCCTTTGTGAGCACCTTCCACGCACTCGGGGTTCATATCGTGCGAGAGAACAGCTTGGCGCTTGGCATCCCGAAACACTTCACCATCGCCGATGAAGGAGACGCGCTCGCGCTCATGAAAGAGGCCATCGTGTCCCTTTCTCTTGACCCCAAGCAGTTTGAGCCGAAACGTCTCAAAAATGTCATCTCCAGACAGAAGGCGGACTTAGTGACGGCGGAGCGCTACGCCCTGGGAATCGGCAATGAATACTTTCCGCGAATTTTATCTTCCGTGTGGCTTGCGTATGAAAAACTGCTCGCGAAAAACGGGAGTCTTGATTTTGATGATCTCATTTTAAGAGCGGTTCTTTTTCTTGAACACAACGAGGAGGTGCGCACTCGCTACCAAAATCTTTGGCAATACATTCACATTGATGAATACCAGGACACGAACGTTTCGCAATACAGGTTTTCAAAACTTCTGGCGGGCGAGAGGAAAAACATCTGCGTGGTCGGCGATATGGATCAATGCCTCCCGGGGGCAACACAAATCGCGACGGCGGCGGGGTTAAAACCGATTGAGAAGATGCGAAAAGGGGATATGGTGCAGAGCGCTGCGGGACATGGCGCACTCTGCGTACAGCCAATACAAAAGGTGCATAAACGATTCTACAACGGCGACCTCATCTCTATCCGCACCAAAAAGGGAGCGCGGCTTTCCCTTACCCCGGGCCACATGGTATTTGCCGATCTGGCTGCAACACGGGGAGTGTATTATACGTATCTTATGTACCGAAGAGATAAGGGATGCCGTATCGGTGTCGTACAAAGCATTCGCAGTTTTAATAAAAACAAAAAAGAGAACGGGTTGCGTACGCGCTCTAATCAAGAACATGCCGATCGCATCTGGATATTGAAAGTGTCGCCGACGCGGGCGAAAGCGCAATATTGGGAACAGTGGTTTGCATTCACCTACGGTATCCCCACAACTGTGTTTTACGCGGGCGGACGAGGTATGGATATGAGCGAGCGTGAAATAAGTGACCTCTTTGCGTCAATCCCCACAAAAGAGCGGGTGGAAAACTTGTTCCGCGACACCGGTCTTGTGTTTGATTATCCGCATTATGCTCCGCAAGGCACTACCTTGGTAAACACCGAGCGTCGTCGTGTCAAAATACGCTTGACGCTCTGCGATGACGGGAGGAAGAGTGGCAAAAATCCATGGGGAATGAGCCGTCTTTGCATCAACACGACAAGTCGCGCCTTGAAACAAAAATTGATTCGCGAGGGATTTACGCCGCGCAAAGGGAAACGAAATGATTGGCGGCTTGAGATAACGCGGCTTGATTATGGCGAACTTGAGCGCCTTGCGCGAAGTATTGAAAAGCTCGACCCATCCCTTTCAATTACACGAACCGCCGCCATTACAAAAAACAAGCGTCTATTTTTCCAACCAGCGGCAAACATGCTTCCCACCATGTCTATCGCATACCGGCAAAACGACTGCCTTGTGAACGATACCATTATGCACGTAGAGAAAAAGCCATACCGGGGCGCCGTTTACGATCTGGATGTTGCGCATACGCATAATTATATCGCCGAGCGGATACCGGTCCATAATTCCATCTACTCGTGGCGGGGAGCGGACTTTCGCAATATCTTGAATTTTGAAAAAGATTATCCGGAGGCAAAGGTGGTGCTCTTGGAAGAAAACTATCGTTCAACGGCAAACATTCTCACGGCGGCAAACGACATCATCAAAAAAAATAAAGTACGCAAGGAAAAAAACTTGTTCACAAAAAAAGAAGGCGGGGAAAAGATCGGACTTTACAGCGCGTACGATGAGAACGACGAAGCGTTTTTTGTCGCGAGCAAAGCGGCCGAACTTATTGGCGGGGATGTTTCTCCCAAAGATATCGCTGTTCTCTATCGCGCCAATTTCCAATCGCGCGTACTGGAGGAAGCATTTCTCTCTCACCAGATTCCTTATCAAGTGCTTGGTGTCAAATTCTTTGAACGCAAAGAAGTGAAGGACGTGCTCTCGTTCTTGCGCTGTGCGCTCAATCAGGAAAGTTACGCGAACATCAAGCGGATCATCAATGTTCCTCCGCGCGGCATCGGCAAAGTGACCCTTCTCAAAATGTTCTCGGGAGAGGAAGAAAAACTCCCGGAAGGCGCGCGGAAAAAAGTTTCAGAATTTAGAGCGATGTTGGGAGAGATCAAAGAGTACGCGCTCAACAAAAAAACATCAGAGACGGTGAAGTTCATTATGGGTCGCTCCGGCATTGAAACCATGCTGAAGAAGGGAACCGAAGATGACAAAGAGCGTTTGGAAAACATCAGAGAGCTCGTGACCCTTGCGACCAAATACGATGTTTTGGAACCGGAAGAAGGCGTCAGTAAACTTTTGGAGGACGCGGCTCTGGCGTCCGATCAGGACTCGCTTGTCGCGAACACAAAAAAAGAAGAGGACGCCGTGCGCCTCATGACCGTGCACGCGTCAAAAGGACTTGAGTTTCCGTATGTGTTCATCACAGGTCTTGAACAGGATCTCTTTCCGCACGGAGGATTCGGGAATGCCGGTGACGGGGAAGACCGCGCGGAGGAAGAGCGACGTCTTTTTTACGTCGCTCTCACGCGGGCTGAAAAAAAATGCTACTTGACGTACGCCTCCGTGCGGACGATCTTCGGCATGAAGCAAGTCAACGCGCCGTCGGAATTCATCATAGACATTGATGCCGAGTTGATTGAAGATGAACAGATCGCGGTACCCACAATTTCTTATAACTAA
- a CDS encoding exodeoxyribonuclease III, translating to MTRIISWNVNGLRAVHRKDGFLDFVKKEHPDILCLQETKASEDQLPDELRLIVGYHAYFASSKVRKGYSGVAIYTKEKPAKIEYGLGIKKFDDEGRTLVAHFKDFILLNVYFPNGGGGPDRLKYKLEFYDAFLAYIEKLRKKGKKIIFCGDVNTAHEAIDLARPKENEKNTGFLPEERAWIDEVVYHGYRDVFRHFYPNKKEVYTYWDMKTRARDRNVGWRIDYFFVSNELLPKITATKILSEVYGSDHCPVTMEIR from the coding sequence ATGACACGCATCATTTCTTGGAACGTGAATGGCCTGCGAGCAGTCCACCGCAAAGACGGTTTTTTGGATTTTGTCAAAAAAGAGCATCCGGACATACTGTGTTTGCAGGAAACCAAAGCATCCGAAGACCAGTTGCCTGACGAACTGCGACTCATTGTCGGCTACCACGCGTATTTCGCGTCTTCAAAAGTCAGAAAAGGATACAGCGGTGTCGCGATCTATACCAAGGAGAAACCGGCGAAGATAGAATATGGTCTGGGGATCAAAAAGTTTGACGACGAGGGGCGTACGCTGGTCGCGCATTTCAAGGATTTTATATTACTGAACGTCTATTTCCCCAACGGTGGTGGAGGACCTGACCGACTTAAGTACAAACTGGAATTTTATGATGCATTCCTGGCATATATAGAGAAACTGCGAAAGAAAGGAAAGAAAATTATTTTTTGCGGTGATGTGAATACCGCGCATGAAGCGATTGATCTTGCGCGCCCGAAAGAAAACGAAAAAAACACCGGATTCTTACCCGAAGAGCGTGCGTGGATAGACGAGGTTGTGTATCACGGCTATAGAGACGTGTTTCGGCACTTCTACCCCAATAAAAAAGAGGTCTATACGTATTGGGACATGAAAACACGCGCCCGTGACCGCAATGTCGGCTGGCGGATAGACTATTTCTTTGTTTCAAATGAGCTCTTGCCGAAGATAACAGCAACAAAAATTCTGAGCGAAGTATACGGCTCCGACCACTGCCCTGTGACGATGGAGATAAGATAG